Genomic segment of Streptomyces alboniger:
CCGCACCGTCTCCTGGGTCGCCATGATGTTCAGCGCCGGTATGGGTATCGGCCTGATGTTCTACGGAGTGAGCGAGCCCCTGGCCCACTTCACCGCGCCACCGCCGGGCACCGACCCGGCCGACTCGGCCGCGGCGATGGAGACGTCGATGGCCACCACCCTCTTCCACTGGACGCTCCACCCGTGGGCGATCTACGCGGTCGTGGGCCTCGCCATCGCGTACAGCACCTTCCGGCGCAACCGGCGCCAGACCATCAGCGCCGTCTTCGAACCGCTCATCGGCGAGAAGCGCGCCCGCGGCGCCTGGGGCCGGGTCATCGACATCCTGGCCATCTTCGCCACGCTCTTCGGCTCGGCCGCCTCGCTGGGCCTCGGCGCCCTCCAGATCGGCAGCGGCATCGAGGTGCTCGACTGGATGGAGAACGCCGGCACCGGCCTGCTCGTCGTGATCATCGCCGTGCTGACCCTGGCCTTCGTGGCGTCCGCCGTCTCCGGTGTGGAGAAGGGCGTCCAGTGGCTGTCCAACATCAACATGGTGCTCGCGCTGCTGCTGGTCGTGTTCGTCTTCATCGCGGGCCCCACCGTCATCATGCTCGACATGCTGCCGTCCTCGCTCGGCGCCTACCTCGACGACCTGCCCCAGCTGATCGGCCGCACCGAGGCCTCCAGCGGCAAGGGCGTCGCGGACTGGCTGAGCAGCTGGACGGTCTTCTACTGGGCCTGGTGGATCTCCTGGACGCCCTTCGTGGGCATGTTCATCGCGCGGATCAGCCGCGGCCGTACGATCCGTCAGTTCGTCGGCGGCGTCATCCTGGTGCCGAGCACGGTCAGCCTCATCTGGTTCGCGGTGTTCGGCGGCAGCGCCATCACCGTCGCGGACCGGGGCGGCCTGAAGGGCGAGACGACACCGGAGGCGCAGCTCTTCGGCCTGCTCCACGAGTATCCGATCGCGACGGTCACCAGCCTCCTCGTGATGATCCTCGTAGGCATCTTCTTCGTGTCGGGCGCCGACGCCGCGTCGATCGTCATGGGCACGCTCTCCCAGCGGGGCGCGCTCGAACCGGGCCGGTTCGTCGTGATCTTCTGGGGCATCGTGACCGGCGCCGTGGCGGCGATCATGCTGCTGATCGGCGACGGCTCGGACGACGCGCTCACCGGTCTGCGCAACCTCACCATCCTGGTCGCGGCACCCTTCACGCTCGTCATGATCGGTATGTGCGTGTCCCTGATGCGGGACCTGCGCCACGACCCGCTGATCGTGCGCGGCGAGCACGGCACGGAAGCCGTCGAGAAGGCCGTGATCGCGGGCCACGAGCAGTACGACGGTGACTTCGAGATCCGGATCGGCCCCGCCCAGGACGACGAGGGCGACGGCCTGGAAAGGGACAACGACCCGGTCAAGACCCGCTGACGGCCTTCGGAGGGCGGCGCGCCCGACGCCCGCCGCCCTCCGAGCGACCGTACGCGTCCAGCCGGCTCTGCACGCGTACGCCCTCGACCACGCGTACGCAGCGACACGCGTCCGAGGCCGCCGCGGGCTCGCCGGCGGGGATCCGACGCAGCTAAATGTGTCATGCCGTGCTCACATCACCCCGCTGCTGGGGATACTCACAGCATGTCTGCCGAGTACGCGACCTTCGGTCTGGCACCGGCCATGCGAGCCGGTGGAGTTCTCGCCAACGGTGACTTCCAAGTGCACCGCGACTTCGTCGACTTCATCGTGAACGGGCGCCCCCTCCTCTTCCAGCTCTGTGACCTCGACGCGGTGTCGCCGCTGGCCGCCGACATCCCGCCCGCCATCTTCACGGCACACGTCCGCAGGCTCCTCCTGGAGGCCCCCGCGCCACTGCGCGACGGGCGGTACGTCATCTACGGCTGCCCCGAGTGCGAGGGCCTGGAGTGCGGAGCGGTCACGGCGGTGATCGAGAAGGCCCCCGACGACAGCGACGACTTCATCTGGCGCGACTTCGCCTGGCAGA
This window contains:
- a CDS encoding BCCT family transporter gives rise to the protein MAPAPGGRSPSTDRVVFGVTAVLTLAFVVWGAVATDSLKDISTDMLDGLMHNGGWFFMLTASGFVVFALWLAVSRYGKITLGKEGEEPEFRTVSWVAMMFSAGMGIGLMFYGVSEPLAHFTAPPPGTDPADSAAAMETSMATTLFHWTLHPWAIYAVVGLAIAYSTFRRNRRQTISAVFEPLIGEKRARGAWGRVIDILAIFATLFGSAASLGLGALQIGSGIEVLDWMENAGTGLLVVIIAVLTLAFVASAVSGVEKGVQWLSNINMVLALLLVVFVFIAGPTVIMLDMLPSSLGAYLDDLPQLIGRTEASSGKGVADWLSSWTVFYWAWWISWTPFVGMFIARISRGRTIRQFVGGVILVPSTVSLIWFAVFGGSAITVADRGGLKGETTPEAQLFGLLHEYPIATVTSLLVMILVGIFFVSGADAASIVMGTLSQRGALEPGRFVVIFWGIVTGAVAAIMLLIGDGSDDALTGLRNLTILVAAPFTLVMIGMCVSLMRDLRHDPLIVRGEHGTEAVEKAVIAGHEQYDGDFEIRIGPAQDDEGDGLERDNDPVKTR